The window AGACGGGCCTTTGTGTGGCCGAGGAGGGGCCGGAGCGCGGGAGCAGAGAGTGGCCCCGCCCccggaggggaggggggaggggaggagggggaggggcgggagaagagggagggagggcggggccGACTGGGCGCCCCCACGCCCCCGCCTGCAGTGGGTGCGCCGCAGCGCGGAGGAGTTTCAGTCCGGAGTCCGGCTGGGACCCAGATCTGCGCCAAGCAGCGAGCGCCCCTCGGCCTGGTCACCACCCCGGGAGCGCCCTGGGCCACAGGGGAGCCCAGGCCTTAGCACCAGGGGATTGCACAGCTCCAGACCGAGGACCCCGGCGCCGTCGCGGTTCTATCTGAGGCGGGTCGGGCACCGGTACCCCCACCCTTAGACTGGGAACAGGCCGGCCACACCCCTGCCTTTTccgggggtgggggctgctgggcCTTGACCCCTTCCCTTAAGCCTCAGCACCCCAAACCTCCTAGGGGAAAGACACCTGCGAGTGTCCTAACAACTCATCCGTGGCCCCCCAGCTGTGCtgcttttccccttttcctcccccaccTGTGGGCCTTTGGGGACCCGCACCCAGGACTCCCCAGCCCTGGAGGTAGGGGTGAGCCTGAGACTTTCCCGGGGTGCCAGCTCTGGACTTGAGCTTGTTCCACTTCTGCCACGCCAACCCCGTTTGTCCTGGGGCCTCCTAGACTTAAGAAGAGGTGGGGACGCCACGTGCTCCCATTGGCCCTGAGTCTCCAACCACAGGACTGGGTGTGGTGAGCAGCACAGCGGTCGGAGACCCCAAACCCCAACCTGCACCCACACACTGGGACTTGTCCCCTCCTTGCACTTGGCTCCCCTGACCCTGAGACCTACCCCCAATGCTCAAGAACCTGGTCACTTACTTATGTCAGCGTCTCAGcagccctcccaccccaaccAGCCAGGCCAGACCTTCACCCCTTCAGCCCTGAACCACATCCACATGACCCACCCAGTCCCCACCGCAGGGGACCCAAAAATTACCAGTGTCTGACAGGGATGCCAACTTTTCATCAAAAAGACAGTTAAAACACAAGCATTGTGTTTTATAGGGCATTTTAATACCAAAATGTGGGAAGACCACTATCCCCCACTAGAAGGGAATCTTTAAATAGAGTGCACGCAGGAAGCTTGGGGGTGAACTGTCCTTCCTGTTCCCTGGAGCAGCGActgccacctccaccccagccccacccccactagGGCCACTCAACCAGGCTTTGACACAGCCCCTCCAATCTCTGGCGGCCCCAGGGGGCTGAGCACAGCACTGTCTTGGACCAACTGGTTCCTGCCTCTCCAGGCCCCCTGCCCACGGGGCTCTATTGGGGGCAGGTCTGCTTCCTTCAACCCATCTGCCCATTTTCCTCCAaccccctgtgtgtgtgtgtgtgtgggggggggtcaGAGCTCAGCCAAGCCAGAGCTGACATGATCCTGGGAGAGAACAAGCAGCCTCTGGGCAGAGAGGATGGAGTAGCCCCCAGGCGCCTCGTCTGCACAGCGGGTCAGGCATAAGGAAGACAGCTCCACGGTTCCAGGCACTCCAGGGGACAGGCTTCCTCCCACCTCTACACTTCAGCCTGGGATCCTACCCTGGGCAGCGGTGCCCACCCTGCCCAGTGTCCCTCCCCCAAACCTCTGCCCCCATTGGTCCTCGAGGCAGGACGCCAGGACCAGGGGAATCTGGTTGTGCCTTTCTGTACTGATGGTGGCTTCGTGGAGGCCACCTTGCAGCCCCTCCCCTGAAtcctgtgccccccccccagccctcctTCATGCACAGGAGCCCTTAGAAAGGCAAGTTAGGTGAGCAGTATGGCAAGCACAAGCTGGAGTGAGGTTTGGGGCATACCCCTCACGGGTGGGGCTGTAATGGTGAGGGGGGCCCAGGCCCGGCGCTGTGTCTGGCCATCAGAGTTAGGGTTAGGGGGTAGAGGTTAGGGTAAGAAGGTCTCCACCATCTGTCCTCTCAGCCCCTTCTTGTGGAGGTCTGAGAGCCTGCCAGTCACAAGGAAGGTGCTGGTGTTGTCACAGACCCCCTTGGAGATGACACCCTGGGGGGGGCCACCCCTCCAGACAGACAGCTAGGGGCAGGCCACCCAGTGGCACTGGGGGCCAATGTGGAGCCTTTCTCACTCCAAGGTCTCCCGCTTGTTCTTTCTCCAAAAACGGACCAACTacctctgcctgcctctgctgTCTTCTGTTTAGTTGAGGTCATGTCCTGGGACCCTACaccaggctgggctcagctgtCCTTAGAAGGGGGACAGTGACAGGCTGTCCTAGGCGTGGTCAGCTCAGACAACCTGCACCGGCTGCCGCCCAGCAGGGGAGGAGTGGAGGCAACAGTGAGCATTGCATCCAGGGCATGGGCTGAGTGGGGAAGAGAAGGAACAGTCCCCACCCATGCCCACTCCCTCTGTCAGGACACTGCGCAGGCCTCACGGGTCAGACAGCTACAGGATACACCCCCCATCCGATGAGGGGTCTGAAGGCTGGAGGCTGGGAGACTCACGGCAGGCCCACAGCTCGGGGTCACACCTCACACCCACCCTTCCACTGGCTGGCACTACTGTCACTCTGGGCTGTTGTTGACAGCACTGGTGGCAGCACAGCATTGCTGGGAAGTACATCACCTCTGAGATTAGGGGCTGGGGGGGTTGGGCTAGAGTCCAAAGTTGCTCAGGCTGCACGTGGGGGTGGATGCACTTAACGGGGTAACTCGAGTGCCTGTCAGCTGAGAAGCAAGGTGGGGCGGTAGGAGCAGAGATGGTGCCCAGTGGGTTGCACGGGACAATGCTCTGGAGGGTTGGGGCGTCGCCAGGCCATCACACTGCCCCCTAGCGGCCGCCGTAGGTAAggcagccccagcccagggcaaGCCGGTGGGTGGGCTGGGTGAGGAGAGGCGCCTGCTTGTCAGCTGCCTCCTCCAGTCCTGCCTGGGCAGCCTGGTGGGACTAAAGGACATCAAATGCACCGCCCGGGGCCCCGGGGAGTTGGGGCAGATGGGTGCCTGGAGGGGGCGGTGGCCCCAGGCCCAGATCAGCAAGGGCTCACAGCCAGCCCCGCCCCCGAGCCTGCAGCCCTGTGGAGGACAGGTGGGGCCCAGGGGGTGGTAAGACTCCAGCCAACACAGGATCTGCCAGCAGTCAGGAGCTAGGCTGTGGTTCCAAATGCCACTTTTACTGTAGCACAGTAGTGGTGCTGGGAAGTGGGGGAAAAGCCAGGAAGCAGCAGGGAGCTTGCGTTGGGGAGCTCATGCTTGGCTGGGGCTGCCCCTCACTGGGGAGAAGGAAGCTTGGCCAGACCCAGGCCCCCAGGGACACCCAGGCCTCTGCCCCTCGGCCTGTCCTAGCGGGGGCACAGGACGGCCTGCAGGTCCTTGGGCAGGGACCCGATGACCATCTCGATGTTCAGCTGGGCCTGATGCAGTGTCTCCTCCTTCACGGGGAGCTGGTGGACCTGTGCCCGCACCTGCAGGGGCAGTGGTGGTCAGGGGCAGGCAACCTCCATGTCCTCTGGCCCgggctgggcagggccaggagtCTCACCAGCTTCTCCCGAAGTTTCAGGACCAGGTCCACAACCTCCACCTCGGACTTGTCCTTCATCCAGGTCTCGATGTCCTGTCATGAAAAGACGTGGTCACCCATCATCTAGGCCCTCACCCAGCGCTGGGCCTGTGACCACACCCCAGCCCCTTACCGCCTCACAGATGGCCTCCAGGTGCAGGGTCTCCAGTTTATGCACCATCTCTTTGCGCCGCTGCCGGTACCAGCCATCAAAATGGGGGGACTTGAAAAACCGCCTGTGGGTGACGAGAGGCAGCTGCTGTAGGGCTGATCCCATGAGCCAAGGGGTGGGCACAGGCTTCCTGCACCCACCAACAGCAAGAGCCTCGGGGCCCTGCCTGCTGTCCACCCACCTGTAAAGGCCCAGCCAGTCACCCTTGAGGATGCAGGTGAGCTGGGGCCCCGCATGATCCAGACTGCGCAGGAAGTCGTCCTGGTGGAAGGGGCGGATCTGGGGAGGGGCCTGACACAGAGGCTGAGTGAGGGGCGGGCACAGCCTCACTAACCCCTCCCCACCGGCCAGGACCCTCCCAGTCACACTCCTCGGCCCCCACCCTGCCTGGGGAAGATTCCAGAGAGAACTTCGAGTCCCCACTTCTCTGGCCTGGAAAGGACGTCCGGAACGGGTGGGGAAACCTGGCGCTCTGGGGGCGCATGCACACCCACGACCTTCCTCCTCTGGAATCAGGACAGGAACCCCTCTACTCCCCGCCTGTGTCCAGCCCCTGCCCGACGGCCACGTGGACCTGGAGCCCACCTTCCAGGGCATGACGCTCTTCTGCAGGGGCATGAGACTGGCCATGTAGTGCTCCTGCGGGGGGAGGACAATGAGCGGGGGCTgcagccctgccccaccctgcctgccctgGGCCTCACCAGCGGGATGACGAAGCTCTGCGTGAGCTCCAGCAGGTGTGTCCGCAGCAGCGCGGCCAATGCACCTGGCGGCCGCTTCTTCTGCAGGCCCCCGAGCAGCCGTTTGAGCAGCGCCTTGTCGCGGTGCAGGTGGGCGGTATACGCGGTGTAGAGGCCTGGCGGGAGGCAGAGCTGCGGACCTGTCCCAGGGGCCTCCATCCCtctccgcccccgcccccgccccacctGGGTCCTGGAAGAGGAGGGGTTCAGCTCGAGGGGCACATACCTGGTTTGGTATCGAGGGTCTTCAGCCTCGAGGGCTTTTTCAGCTTGACCTGTTTAGGAAGACCCCCTACAACACAGCCAGGGTCGGGTCAGTGCCCGCAGGCTCAGACCCAAGACCCTCCGCGTGGGCCGCCGACTGCCCAGCCCCACGCCCCTGGGACCAGATAGGCAGAGGCGGGGCCAGCCTCACCTGACAGCTTGGGCTCCCCGACGCGGAGGATGTGGGGCCAGTGCTGGAGTGTTTTGATAAAGAAAGGGTTTGTGACTCCCAGGACCACGTTTGGtctagagagagaggagagagagagagggagaagaggcagaggcaggcTCAGGGGCGGACGTGGTCGAGCAGCCGGCGTGGCACTTACGGGGCTTGCGTGCGGGTGGTGAACTCCTTGAACTCGCTGTCGTGGACGGTGAAGTAAGGGCGGTAGTCGCAGCAGAACTTGAGGGGCTGCACACAGCTGCGGGGCGGACACAGCTGGGCGGTGAGCACAGCAGGGCTGTCCAGTGCCCTGGCACCCCTCCCATCAATGCCTGGCTCACCTGGTCAAGGCCAGCACCATCTCTGAGGACACGGCGGGCGAGGGTGCCAGGACCACCAGGGGCTCCCCGAGGAGCATAAGCTCCCACAGCATTTGCACATGGGTCAGCACGGGCTGGAAGCACCTGCCGCAGGGCATGAGAGTCCGGGAGACTGGGCGCAGCACAGGCTCCTCaggcccccacctcccaggcGGGCCCAGCGTGAAGACGCGGAAGGTGTGCTCTGACAGTCCACCCCTGTTGGCCTGGCCCTGCGCCCCTTTCGAGCTGGCAGCCCTGGCTCCTGCAGGACCCAGCTCCCTTGCAGGCTCACCCTGAGAGGGGCAGCCTCAGGCAGCGAATGTCTCCCAACAcagccctcccctcctttcccttcccctccccaccttcctttGGGAACCTTCCCGCCCACCGTGCCCACTTCCCCTGGGTGCAGACACTGGGTACTGGCTTCCTCTTTGGTACCACTCTCCATGGGAACTGGCCGGGGGTTAATTCCTGGTGGGCAGTCCCCGGCAGCCCTGCCCAGGCCTGAACCTCATGGGTTGGCCTGTGGGGCTCACCTGAACAGGTCCAGCTCATGGACACTACTAAGGACCAGCGGGGTCAGCAGCAGGTTctgagaggaggggtgggaggtgtcAGAGTGAGGGCGAGGCTGCCACTGAACAAGTCCTAAGCAGCACGGGGACTCCCGGAGAGCCCTGGAGACTGCAGCCCCTGCCCGCACACCTCCCCATGCCTACTCCCCCCAGCACAGGAGAGGGTGAGGGCACCCAGGCCTGCAGGGAGACGCAGGGCCCTGGCTCTGCCTGGGTCTGGACACCCCACAGCACTCCCGGCAGGTGGGGTATAGAAGGGGGAGGGCTGCTGACCCCACCTCATGGCCACACTGCTTCAGAGAACTGCAGTCGGGCTTGTCCACCCTGGACGGGACGCGCACCTAGGGGACAAAGGGAGCAGCTGCCAGCAGGAGTGGGGACATCCATGCCCCTGGGGCCTCCCCACCCATGGGCCGACCCTCACCTGGAGGACGACGCCGACTACAGGCAGGTTCAGGGTCTGCCCAGGCTGGGGGGCTGGCCACTGGTCAATCTCATTGCACACTGTGGACACAGGCAGCCCGCGTCAGGAGCCTGCCCTGCGTGGAAGCTGCCTGCTGAAGCCACTGGATCTACGGCCAGACGATGCGACCTCTGGCCTCGCCTGAGGGCCACTCACCTGCCTCCAGGCAGGGTGCTAGCTTGTCGAAGTACTCAGGGGCGATCAGGCTCAGCAGTGCCTGGAACAGCCGGACAAAGGGCAGGCGAGACACCAGCACGAGAGACTGCAGGGCCCACGCAGCCGGTCAGAGGTCACCCCAGCCACTCAGGAACCTGCAGGGACCCCTGAGGCCAGCCTCCTCCACAGCACACCCGGGGCTGCGTGTCCCACCAACTCCATAGGACAACTGTTCCCAGGAATGGCCCAACCCAGGCCCCAGGCTTATTAGATGAGAAAACCCacagcctgccccccaccccacatcagGGCGGGGCTGGACCCCAGGCCTTCAGAGGGCAAGGAGTGTGGGTGATTCCTGGAACCATCTCCCAGGGGTCAAGCAGTTCCAGACTGAACTTGTCCTAATCCTGAGAGTGTGATGAGGCCCCCCAGCAGTGAGGGGCAGGGACAGACAGGCTGCAGGTGCTGTGCTGGGTGCGGtcgcacccccacccccgtccgCTGCCTTGTGGGGCGGCCACAGGGTCCAGGGCAGTGCGCTCCACCTCGTGCCAAGCGGCTGCAGGTCTCCGGAGTGGGCGCGCCTGGAGGCCCAGGACCCCTAACCCATCAGTCCCTCCCGATGGCAACCAGCCCCACCCCTCAGTAGTGCCACCCCAGGTTGCTCACCTTCTGGAAGTAGCCCCTCTTCACGGAGCTGTCCTTCACCTGCCTGAAGTACACGTAGCCAAAGTAGTGTGATGACTCCTTCTGGAAGGAACGGTCAGACAGGCTGTGCTCACTGCCCCTTGGCCCACTCTGTGGAGGCTGCTCCATGCTCTCCCCAGCCATGGAGGTCAGGCTGGGGCTCCTCGGCTCAGAAGCTGGGCGACACCTCCAGAGGGGACACGGCAGCCCAGGGTCCTGGAGGCGTGCGCTGGCCTCCACCCACAAGCCATGCCCTCTGCACGCACAGTGCACAGGAAGAGCTCCAGGGACCCTGGGGGGGTCCGCAAAAGAGATGGCCCACGCCCATCAAGGCTGGGGTGCAGGCCCGCAGGCGTTGCAGGAGGTGGACACCCTACTGGCCGGGGCTGGCCAGTGCCTCTCCTGCCACAGGGCACAGGCGTCTTGAAGGCCCTGGGCACAACACCCGCCCCCTACGCTCACCTGCAGTGACACGGGGGCCCCACTGTCATAGTGCCTGTCGTTGGTGGACCAGGGGCTCCTCTGTCCTCCACACTGACGGATTCGGAAGCTGAATTGCGTGTCCCCGAGGCAGCCTGGGAAGGGAGGCAGCCCCCGCCATGCTGCTGTGTCAGGGCTGGAGCATCTCCTGCCACCATTCggggtggggacagcagggaCAGTTGACGGCCCTTGAGGCTGGCCTCTGCCTGGCCCCACCCACCGGCTGGGTCTGAGTCTCCCTACAGAAGTTCCTGTGTCCCATCTCTTGCACCTGAGAGTTTCAGAGTAAAGCCTGAACACATAGAAGCACCAATGGCAGCCCACAGGTGGGCAGCTGGGAGACTGGGGTGAGAGCGGGCTCAGCTTGTCCAGACACCTGGGCCCCGGGAGGAGCAGAACCGGGGACCCAGCTCCTGGGGTCACTGTTGTGGGGTGAAGGAGACCAGACCCCTCTGGTCCCTCTGCACAGAGACACCTCTTTCCACACAAACTGGCCGCCAGGGGTCGTGTCATGGGGCTCTGTCATGGTGTCTCCAcggaggcaggaggggctggcaTTTACAGGCCGTGATGCCCCTGGCCTGGGCCACAGGGGCTCCTGGACAGCTTCACCTCCCCACCTTCTTCCTCTCACCTACCAGCCCGAGCCGGGGAAAGGTGGGGTCGCCTACCTGAGTGGGAGTCAGGAAAGGACAGGTAGCAGATGCTGCTTTTCTGAAACACACGAAACCCAGTGAGGGCTGGCTCGCTCCTGGGCGACGTCTGCTCCCCAGAGGGCTGGGACCCACCTCCTTGTCCGTGAGCCGGAAGTCGCTGGGGTATACCAGCTGTGGGGGACAGAGCACTGTGATGACCGGGCACACGCAGTGCTGGGTCTCTCCCATATTTGCGGGCTCAGACGCCTGCCCTTTTCCACCGTTGGCTCACTGCAGacccttctcttctcccctggGCTCTCCCGATCTCCCCAGGCCTCTCTCAGCACAAGGCCACCCCATCCTTGCCTTGCCTAGGCCAGCACACGCCTGGGCGAGCTCCCCAACTCCCTGCCTGCACCCCTTGCCCTTGAGGCCACTCGCCCAGACTGTTTGGGCCTCCCTACTCCGCCATCCTAATGCTCGGTCCATCCCCACAGCTTCAGGAGGTGGTGGCCTCCTCTCTTGGCTGGAGCAGTCATAGGGCCCTGCCACCTCCGGCACCCCACCCCATGCAGCAGGAGGGTCTTAGTCTGTGCCAGTCCCCCTGGCTGCTCTCCCAGACTGGGCCTGGCCAGCGCCTCATCTTGTCTGTACTCAGATGTCACCTGACACAGTCGTATCCCTGCCTCTCCACAGTACCTTGAGTgtcttcacccccacccctgctagTCAGGGGTCCGAGAGCTTCTGGCCTGTACCCCATCTGGAGTGTGAGCCCCAGGAAAGTGCCCTGGGCCCTGGCAGTGTCCAGTGAATGTGACCAGCTAGATAAGCCATATGCCCCGGGAGAGGACAGTCA of the Rhinolophus sinicus isolate RSC01 linkage group LG02, ASM3656204v1, whole genome shotgun sequence genome contains:
- the DENND6B gene encoding protein DENND6B isoform X2 is translated as MDALSRAGPRPARGRLGAPSSGTQAPAAPWTRFSAWLECVCVVTFDLELGQALEKSSICYLSFPDSHSGCLGDTQFSFRIRQCGGQRSPWSTNDRHYDSGAPVSLQKESSHYFGYVYFRQVKDSSVKRGYFQKSLVLVSRLPFVRLFQALLSLIAPEYFDKLAPCLEAVCNEIDQWPAPQPGQTLNLPVVGVVLQVRVPSRVDKPDCSSLKQCGHENLLLTPLVLSSVHELDLFRCFQPVLTHVQMLWELMLLGEPLVVLAPSPAVSSEMVLALTSCVQPLKFCCDYRPYFTVHDSEFKEFTTRTQAPPNVVLGVTNPFFIKTLQHWPHILRVGEPKLSGGLPKQVKLKKPSRLKTLDTKPGLYTAYTAHLHRDKALLKRLLGGLQKKRPPGALAALLRTHLLELTQSFVIPLEHYMASLMPLQKSVMPWKAPPQIRPFHQDDFLRSLDHAGPQLTCILKGDWLGLYRRFFKSPHFDGWYRQRRKEMVHKLETLHLEAICEADIETWMKDKSEVEVVDLVLKLREKLVRAQVHQLPVKEETLHQAQLNIEMVIGSLPKDLQAVLCPR
- the DENND6B gene encoding protein DENND6B isoform X3 → MDALSRAGPRPARGRLGAPSSGTQAPAAPWTRFSAWLECVCVVTFDLELGQALELVYPSDFRLTDKEKSSICYLSFPDSHSGCLGDTQFSFRIRQCGGQRSPWSTNDRHYDSGAPVSLQKESSHYFGYVYFRQVKDSSVKRGYFQKALLSLIAPEYFDKLAPCLEAVCNEIDQWPAPQPGQTLNLPVVGVVLQVRVPSRVDKPDCSSLKQCGHENLLLTPLVLSSVHELDLFRCFQPVLTHVQMLWELMLLGEPLVVLAPSPAVSSEMVLALTSCVQPLKFCCDYRPYFTVHDSEFKEFTTRTQAPPNVVLGVTNPFFIKTLQHWPHILRVGEPKLSGGLPKQVKLKKPSRLKTLDTKPGLYTAYTAHLHRDKALLKRLLGGLQKKRPPGALAALLRTHLLELTQSFVIPLEHYMASLMPLQKSVMPWKAPPQIRPFHQDDFLRSLDHAGPQLTCILKGDWLGLYRRFFKSPHFDGWYRQRRKEMVHKLETLHLEAICEADIETWMKDKSEVEVVDLVLKLREKLVRAQVHQLPVKEETLHQAQLNIEMVIGSLPKDLQAVLCPR
- the DENND6B gene encoding protein DENND6B isoform X1, translating into MDALSRAGPRPARGRLGAPSSGTQAPAAPWTRFSAWLECVCVVTFDLELGQALELVYPSDFRLTDKEKSSICYLSFPDSHSGCLGDTQFSFRIRQCGGQRSPWSTNDRHYDSGAPVSLQKESSHYFGYVYFRQVKDSSVKRGYFQKSLVLVSRLPFVRLFQALLSLIAPEYFDKLAPCLEAVCNEIDQWPAPQPGQTLNLPVVGVVLQVRVPSRVDKPDCSSLKQCGHENLLLTPLVLSSVHELDLFRCFQPVLTHVQMLWELMLLGEPLVVLAPSPAVSSEMVLALTSCVQPLKFCCDYRPYFTVHDSEFKEFTTRTQAPPNVVLGVTNPFFIKTLQHWPHILRVGEPKLSGGLPKQVKLKKPSRLKTLDTKPGLYTAYTAHLHRDKALLKRLLGGLQKKRPPGALAALLRTHLLELTQSFVIPLEHYMASLMPLQKSVMPWKAPPQIRPFHQDDFLRSLDHAGPQLTCILKGDWLGLYRRFFKSPHFDGWYRQRRKEMVHKLETLHLEAICEADIETWMKDKSEVEVVDLVLKLREKLVRAQVHQLPVKEETLHQAQLNIEMVIGSLPKDLQAVLCPR
- the DENND6B gene encoding protein DENND6B isoform X4, with the translated sequence MDALSRAGPRPARGRLGAPSSGTQAPAAPWTRFSAWLECVCVVTFDLELGQALELVYPSDFRLTDKEKSSICYLSFPDSHSGCLGDTQFSFRIRQCGGQRSPWSTNDRHYDSGAPVSLQKESSHYFGYVYFRQVKDSSVKRGYFQKSLVLVSRLPFVRLFQALLSLIAPEYFDKLAPCLEAVCNEIDQWPAPQPGQTLNLPVVGVVLQVRVPSRVDKPDCSSLKQCGHENLLLTPLVLSSVHELDLFRCFQPVLTHVQMLWELMLLGEPLVVLAPSPAVSSEMVLALTSCVQPLKFCCDYRPYFTVHDSEFKEFTTRTQAPPNVVLGVTNPFFIKTLQHWPHILRVGEPKLSGGLPKQVKLKKPSRLKTLDTKPGLYTAYTAHLHRDKALLKRLLGGLQKKRPPGALAALLRTHLLELTQSFVIPLAPPQIRPFHQDDFLRSLDHAGPQLTCILKGDWLGLYRRFFKSPHFDGWYRQRRKEMVHKLETLHLEAICEADIETWMKDKSEVEVVDLVLKLREKLVRAQVHQLPVKEETLHQAQLNIEMVIGSLPKDLQAVLCPR